One window from the genome of Candidatus Rhabdochlamydia sp. T3358 encodes:
- a CDS encoding peptide ABC transporter substrate-binding protein, translating to MFITTIAAIYSSSMKVKGGLPILNLNMKAQPKTLDPRKVTDIFSSQMIFLLLEGLVKRYPDGSIKLAQAESYKVSDDQLIYTFTLRDTFWSNNTPVTAYDFEQTWKDALDPHFPSVNAQLFFPIKNAEAAKKGLISLDKVGIKASDAKTLIITLEKPTTYLFQLFSFCAFFPVNIKNDRQNPNWSGNNKDQCLSNGPFLLEKWDHGNQIIFTKNSHYRKTEDLHPEKIVFNIVEDDAVTLEMFQQGSIDIIGDSLTNIPLESIPTLEKKWTFSYMPRPRSVFISINTERFPFNNPKVRKAFSFAINRQELMGLMGKGVKQNILTDRINLAYQGGLSIMNIIPPCLKENRCRSFFLDNDAEKARDLLKQGMIELGITKKDFASAILNYHSQNYGTSELVQAIQQQWLQTLGILIKLERLDFSIGIDKMRNGNYSMCFMCWDAMYYDPMSILERFKHKTYATNFSNWENQEYIELLDRSFYEQEDKRLLTLEKAEKIFINEMPYIPLYHEDYTYIINPSLPFSIPLWGDRMLLPLSLEEKEVQKENKNANKRKSFGS from the coding sequence GTGTTCATTACTACAATTGCGGCTATTTATAGCTCTTCCATGAAAGTTAAAGGCGGACTTCCTATTCTTAATTTAAATATGAAAGCACAACCTAAAACTTTAGACCCTCGCAAAGTGACAGATATTTTCTCTTCTCAAATGATCTTTTTGCTTCTTGAAGGCCTTGTTAAACGATATCCAGATGGATCTATTAAGCTTGCCCAAGCTGAATCCTACAAAGTATCAGATGATCAACTTATCTATACTTTTACTTTAAGAGACACATTCTGGTCTAATAACACTCCCGTGACTGCTTATGATTTTGAGCAAACCTGGAAAGATGCTCTCGATCCTCACTTTCCTTCAGTAAATGCCCAGCTATTTTTTCCCATTAAAAATGCAGAGGCTGCAAAAAAAGGTTTAATTTCATTAGACAAAGTAGGAATCAAGGCATCTGATGCAAAAACCCTTATCATCACTTTAGAAAAACCAACCACTTATCTTTTTCAATTATTCTCTTTTTGTGCATTTTTTCCTGTAAACATTAAAAATGATCGTCAAAATCCGAATTGGAGCGGTAATAATAAAGATCAATGTTTATCTAATGGTCCTTTTTTATTAGAAAAATGGGACCACGGAAACCAAATAATTTTTACGAAAAATTCTCATTATCGAAAAACAGAGGACCTTCATCCAGAAAAAATTGTATTTAATATCGTTGAAGATGATGCAGTGACATTAGAGATGTTTCAACAAGGCTCAATCGATATCATTGGAGATTCTCTAACTAATATTCCTTTAGAATCAATCCCTACTTTAGAAAAAAAATGGACTTTTTCTTACATGCCAAGGCCCCGTTCTGTATTTATTAGCATTAATACAGAAAGATTTCCTTTTAACAATCCTAAAGTTCGAAAAGCATTCAGTTTTGCTATTAATCGCCAGGAATTGATGGGCTTAATGGGTAAAGGTGTTAAGCAAAACATTCTAACGGATCGAATTAATCTAGCCTATCAAGGTGGATTATCCATCATGAATATCATTCCACCTTGCCTAAAAGAAAATCGCTGTCGTTCCTTTTTTTTGGATAATGACGCAGAAAAAGCAAGAGATTTATTGAAACAGGGAATGATAGAACTAGGAATCACTAAAAAGGACTTTGCCTCTGCTATTCTTAATTATCATTCCCAAAATTATGGAACAAGCGAATTAGTACAAGCTATTCAACAACAATGGTTACAAACTCTAGGGATTCTTATTAAGTTGGAACGCTTAGATTTTAGTATAGGCATAGATAAGATGAGAAATGGGAACTATTCTATGTGTTTTATGTGTTGGGACGCCATGTATTATGATCCGATGAGCATCTTGGAAAGATTTAAACATAAAACATATGCAACAAATTTTTCTAATTGGGAAAATCAAGAGTATATTGAACTACTTGATCGTTCTTTCTATGAACAAGAAGATAAACGATTGCTTACCTTAGAAAAAGCAGAAAAAATTTTTATTAATGAAATGCCCTATATTCCTTTATATCATGAAGACTATACATATATTATAAATCCAAGCTTACCTTTTAGTATCCCTTTATGGGGAGATCGAATGCTTCTCCCACTATCTTTGGAAGAAAAAGAAGTTCAAAAAGAAAATAAAAATGCCAATAAGCGAAAATCTTTTGGATCCTAA
- the cmk gene encoding (d)CMP kinase, producing the protein MIITIDGPAATGKTSVSRQVAKRLHFTYFDTGAMYRAFTWFFLKSQIAIEQIEEIKKLVDQFPFKIETKEHDKRYFVGDQDVTEEIRSHLVTSHVSEVSAIDCVRSKLLDIQRQCATQGDFVFEGRDLGTVVFPQAEIKIFLTADPRTRAERRLAELLAQYPKEEIELAKQSMLADLLKRDHYDSNRLSAPLKCPPDAYRIDTSTLSLDEVVDQIIQFTAEKYPEKIP; encoded by the coding sequence ATGATCATTACTATTGATGGCCCTGCAGCAACGGGCAAAACAAGCGTTTCAAGACAAGTAGCTAAAAGATTGCATTTTACGTATTTTGATACGGGCGCTATGTATCGAGCGTTTACTTGGTTTTTTCTTAAATCTCAAATTGCAATTGAGCAAATAGAAGAGATTAAAAAGCTAGTCGATCAATTTCCTTTTAAGATTGAAACAAAAGAGCACGATAAAAGATATTTTGTAGGAGATCAAGATGTAACAGAAGAGATCCGATCTCATCTTGTTACTTCTCATGTATCGGAAGTATCTGCTATAGATTGTGTTCGCTCTAAGCTATTGGATATTCAAAGACAATGTGCTACTCAAGGGGATTTTGTTTTTGAAGGCAGGGATTTGGGAACTGTTGTTTTCCCTCAAGCTGAAATTAAAATTTTTTTAACAGCTGATCCGCGCACCCGAGCAGAAAGACGTCTAGCTGAATTATTAGCCCAGTATCCTAAAGAAGAAATAGAATTAGCTAAGCAATCCATGCTAGCGGACTTATTAAAAAGAGATCATTACGATTCTAATCGATTGAGTGCTCCCTTAAAATGTCCACCAGATGCATATAGAATTGATACCTCTACATTAAGCTTAGATGAAGTAGTTGATCAAATTATTCAATTTACTGCAGAAAAATATCCTGAAAAAATTCCATGA
- a CDS encoding FKBP-type peptidyl-prolyl cis-trans isomerase has translation MKSKKYLLLACALFMTQAAPCQESPPGELVIHHDEIEKLSRAFGHLIGKNLIQQDLEKNGKVKLDLAQVIKGLQEAADGKESPMTENECVEAIVAAKELAFEQESKENLEKAETFLKKNAADAEIVSIENGKVQYRIEKTGAGEAIQSHFSPLVHYKGQFLDGSTFSDANEEVLFLDEIITGLRLGLIGMKEGEKRTIYIHPDFAYKMHHNLPPNSLLTFEIEVVQANASYDSLSSKENIHPMEIAEPKTDIR, from the coding sequence ATGAAGTCAAAAAAATATCTCTTATTAGCCTGTGCTCTATTTATGACACAAGCTGCCCCTTGTCAAGAAAGCCCTCCTGGTGAATTAGTTATTCATCACGATGAAATTGAAAAGCTTTCTCGAGCTTTTGGGCATTTGATCGGGAAAAACCTGATTCAACAAGACTTAGAAAAGAATGGTAAAGTCAAGCTTGATCTGGCACAGGTTATTAAAGGACTGCAAGAAGCTGCGGATGGGAAAGAATCCCCTATGACAGAAAATGAGTGTGTAGAAGCAATTGTTGCTGCCAAAGAACTAGCTTTCGAGCAAGAATCCAAAGAAAATTTAGAAAAAGCAGAAACCTTCCTTAAAAAAAATGCTGCAGATGCAGAAATAGTAAGCATAGAAAATGGCAAGGTTCAATATCGCATAGAGAAAACAGGCGCTGGTGAAGCAATACAGTCGCATTTTTCTCCTTTAGTACACTATAAAGGACAATTTCTCGATGGTTCTACTTTCAGTGATGCTAATGAAGAAGTGCTTTTTCTTGATGAAATTATTACAGGATTACGCTTAGGGTTAATTGGTATGAAAGAAGGAGAAAAACGCACTATCTATATTCACCCTGATTTTGCTTATAAGATGCATCACAATCTTCCTCCTAACTCTCTTTTGACTTTTGAAATAGAGGTGGTTCAAGCAAATGCTTCCTATGATTCTCTTTCTTCAAAAGAAAATATACATCCTATGGAAATCGCTGAGCCCAAAACAGATATACGTTAG
- the hisS gene encoding histidine--tRNA ligase: MKYPIVKGTFDILPQETKEEDLWKESHRWTYIEQILREEAIKYGFREIRTPIFERTELFERGVGESSDIVSKEMYTFLDRKGRSLSLRPEGTAPVARAFISNHLYQTPGIHKFFYIGSMFRYERPQAGRYRELHQFGVEAIGTTHPYQDVELIDLMYQIYQRLGLKNLSISINSVGDNSSRIAYQEALLTYLTPYKDQLSEDSQVRLKKNVLRILDSKLDQDQKILENAPLISEYLSKEAKEHFQIVLDELDQLKIPYQVEPKLVRGLDYYSNTVFEITSEQLGTQNAVGAGGRYDGLIADLGGPDLPATGFAIGIERLLQTMLKQEAHFPSPLKPDLFLIPMNSQATQLAFKLTTQLKHKNIAAQMDLSGKKIQHGLQLANLIQATAIAVIGDEEIKSGKITCKKLATRESHTFSIQHLIDNLKGWLNV; the protein is encoded by the coding sequence ATGAAATACCCGATTGTAAAAGGAACTTTTGATATTCTGCCTCAAGAGACAAAAGAAGAAGACCTCTGGAAAGAATCTCATCGATGGACTTATATAGAGCAGATTTTGCGTGAAGAAGCTATAAAATATGGCTTCAGGGAAATTCGCACTCCAATTTTTGAGCGCACCGAGCTATTTGAGAGAGGTGTTGGAGAATCCTCTGATATCGTTTCAAAAGAGATGTACACTTTTTTAGATCGCAAAGGACGCTCTTTAAGCTTAAGACCGGAAGGAACAGCCCCTGTAGCACGCGCCTTTATTAGTAATCATCTGTATCAAACACCCGGTATTCATAAGTTTTTTTATATCGGATCTATGTTTCGCTATGAAAGGCCACAAGCGGGGCGCTATCGAGAGCTACATCAATTTGGAGTAGAAGCAATTGGTACAACGCATCCTTATCAAGATGTAGAGTTAATAGACCTAATGTATCAAATTTATCAGAGACTAGGTTTGAAAAATTTATCTATTTCTATTAATTCTGTTGGCGATAACTCATCTCGCATAGCTTACCAAGAAGCTTTGTTGACATATCTTACACCTTACAAAGATCAATTATCAGAAGATAGTCAGGTAAGGCTTAAAAAAAATGTCTTACGCATTTTAGATTCTAAACTAGATCAAGATCAGAAGATCTTGGAAAATGCGCCTTTAATTAGCGAGTACTTAAGTAAAGAAGCAAAAGAACATTTTCAAATAGTATTGGATGAATTAGATCAGCTAAAGATCCCTTATCAAGTAGAGCCAAAACTTGTTCGTGGATTGGATTACTATAGCAATACTGTATTTGAGATCACTTCAGAACAGCTAGGAACCCAAAATGCTGTTGGAGCTGGTGGACGCTATGATGGGTTGATAGCAGATTTAGGTGGTCCTGATTTACCAGCTACAGGATTTGCTATAGGAATAGAGCGCTTACTGCAAACGATGTTAAAACAAGAAGCTCACTTCCCAAGTCCTTTAAAGCCCGATCTTTTTTTGATTCCCATGAACAGCCAGGCTACTCAATTAGCCTTTAAACTGACAACACAACTTAAACATAAAAATATTGCTGCACAAATGGATTTAAGTGGTAAAAAAATTCAACATGGTTTGCAACTTGCAAATCTCATCCAAGCAACAGCTATTGCAGTGATTGGCGATGAGGAAATCAAATCAGGAAAAATCACTTGTAAGAAATTAGCAACGCGTGAATCTCACACTTTTTCCATTCAACATTTAATTGATAATCTTAAAGGCTGGCTTAATGTTTGA
- the trxA gene encoding thioredoxin produces the protein MSEFIKEILEDDFDKETRQGTMLIDFFADWCGPCRQLTPILEEVAKEVKEVNFIKINIDAAQTVAARLEITSIPTLVLLKDGKEVDRVVGLIEADDLKTFLAKA, from the coding sequence ATGAGTGAATTCATAAAAGAAATATTGGAAGACGACTTTGATAAAGAAACAAGACAAGGAACTATGTTAATTGATTTTTTTGCTGATTGGTGTGGTCCTTGTCGACAATTAACTCCTATTCTAGAAGAGGTTGCTAAAGAAGTAAAAGAGGTGAATTTTATCAAGATAAACATTGATGCTGCTCAAACAGTAGCAGCTCGTTTAGAGATTACTTCTATTCCTACTTTAGTTTTACTAAAGGATGGAAAGGAAGTAGATCGAGTTGTTGGTCTAATAGAAGCAGATGATCTAAAAACATTTCTTGCGAAAGCATAA
- a CDS encoding cation:dicarboxylase symporter family transporter has protein sequence MRLFKISLAFQMAIATVFGILFGLFLGDLCDVFASYASAYIKLLKVTAIPYLIGAIIHGVGQLSSSQGKLIVKRGVFFISLAWTINILMVYTVSHLFPRSSSPQTSGYISSDTPHLNFAELLIPDNIFYDLTNNIVPAIVIFSLLIGIALIHLKEKDVIMNGLQNLVSALTRITAWIARITPIGTFLIIANQVGTIQLSTVKQVSTYVILYLLGTCSIIFWIFPRLTSMLTSIPAYKWLQQTLPILVLAYTTNVVIVCLPYIIELLKKETAIIDPTDEKAQTQIQGTVSVVFNLPLGALFITLFVFFISIFYGLPLGFSSQIELFVTTFLTNLGSVGLGSWINSLTFILDSLGLPINAINLYLTTLPFTSGFQSMLSAMQITSLSLFITLSCRNMLLFRWNRIISKTFFTLLPMVILFLILKSFNPLPTIKNDAKSIYELTITSTIPVKIYKTIPSSNPFEGDAFDHILTTKTLRVGYYPNVAPFCFYNVNNHLVGYDMAFAYELAYDLGCKLELVPLSYNNVISDIEGKKYDIAMSALSMNEKRLRNLSFAKSYLDARLILVTEEKMRKRFSSMEKILNTPDLKIAVLKGSSYEQVAHEFFPADRIIYLDNFEEFTLKGKQAALLWEEQQALAWILKHRNYRIVIPSPAIGIDTLGYAINADSPKFLNYLNQWLELKNNQGFTEKQYDLWVKGKTEIAAPQEKRWSIVRDVLHWIK, from the coding sequence ATGCGTTTATTTAAGATTTCTTTAGCTTTCCAAATGGCAATCGCCACAGTGTTTGGGATTCTTTTTGGCCTATTCCTGGGCGATTTATGTGATGTTTTTGCTTCTTATGCATCTGCATATATCAAACTCCTCAAAGTTACAGCTATCCCTTATTTAATTGGAGCTATCATCCACGGAGTAGGACAGCTAAGTTCTTCTCAAGGCAAATTAATTGTAAAACGAGGTGTCTTTTTTATTAGTTTAGCTTGGACCATTAACATTTTAATGGTTTATACGGTCTCTCATTTATTTCCACGTTCTAGTAGTCCTCAAACATCTGGTTATATATCTAGCGATACGCCTCATTTAAACTTTGCTGAATTGCTCATTCCCGATAATATTTTTTATGATCTAACCAATAACATTGTTCCAGCTATTGTAATTTTTTCTCTTCTGATTGGAATTGCATTGATCCATCTTAAAGAGAAAGATGTCATTATGAATGGTTTACAAAATTTAGTAAGTGCATTAACACGAATTACCGCTTGGATTGCTCGGATTACACCGATTGGAACTTTTTTAATTATAGCCAATCAAGTAGGTACCATCCAACTCTCTACCGTTAAGCAAGTCAGTACCTATGTAATTTTATACCTTTTAGGGACTTGTTCGATTATATTTTGGATTTTTCCCAGACTTACAAGCATGCTAACTTCTATTCCTGCTTATAAATGGCTACAACAAACTCTGCCTATCTTAGTACTTGCTTATACAACAAATGTAGTCATTGTTTGCTTGCCCTACATCATTGAATTACTCAAAAAGGAAACAGCTATTATTGATCCTACCGATGAGAAAGCTCAAACACAAATACAAGGAACTGTATCTGTTGTTTTTAATTTACCTTTAGGAGCTCTTTTCATTACCTTATTTGTATTTTTTATATCTATTTTCTATGGTTTGCCGTTAGGATTTTCTTCTCAAATCGAATTATTTGTAACTACCTTTTTGACAAATTTAGGCTCGGTTGGACTAGGTTCGTGGATTAATAGTTTAACCTTCATTCTAGATTCTTTAGGCCTACCGATTAATGCGATTAACTTGTACTTAACCACCCTCCCTTTTACCTCTGGATTTCAGTCCATGTTGTCTGCTATGCAAATTACTTCACTTTCTTTATTTATCACTCTTTCTTGTCGTAACATGCTGCTTTTTAGATGGAATAGAATCATTAGTAAAACTTTTTTTACCCTGCTTCCTATGGTTATCCTATTCCTTATTCTTAAATCTTTTAATCCACTACCAACTATTAAAAACGATGCTAAAAGCATCTATGAGTTAACAATTACCTCCACCATTCCTGTAAAGATCTATAAAACAATTCCTTCATCAAACCCTTTTGAAGGAGATGCTTTTGATCATATATTAACTACTAAAACCTTAAGAGTGGGTTATTATCCTAATGTAGCTCCCTTTTGTTTTTATAATGTAAACAACCATTTAGTCGGATACGACATGGCCTTTGCTTATGAATTAGCTTATGACCTTGGCTGTAAATTAGAATTAGTGCCTCTCTCTTATAATAATGTCATTTCCGATATAGAAGGAAAGAAATATGATATTGCCATGTCTGCATTAAGCATGAATGAAAAAAGACTAAGAAATCTTTCATTTGCCAAATCTTATCTAGATGCAAGATTAATTTTGGTTACAGAAGAAAAAATGCGAAAAAGATTTTCCTCTATGGAAAAAATTCTTAATACTCCAGATTTAAAAATTGCCGTGCTTAAAGGCTCTTCTTATGAACAAGTAGCTCATGAATTCTTTCCTGCTGATAGGATTATTTATTTGGATAACTTTGAAGAGTTCACTCTAAAAGGAAAACAGGCAGCTTTACTATGGGAAGAACAACAAGCTCTTGCATGGATTTTAAAGCATCGCAATTACCGTATTGTGATTCCAAGCCCTGCAATTGGAATAGATACTTTAGGTTATGCCATTAATGCAGATAGTCCTAAGTTTCTTAACTATCTCAACCAATGGTTAGAGTTAAAAAATAATCAAGGATTCACAGAAAAGCAATATGATCTTTGGGTTAAAGGCAAAACAGAAATTGCAGCTCCTCAAGAAAAACGCTGGTCTATTGTTCGAGATGTACTACATTGGATCAAATAG
- the aspS gene encoding aspartate--tRNA ligase, with amino-acid sequence MFDYRRTHTCGELRSSHIGKIVTLSGWIHRRRDHGGIIFIDLRDRFGLTQLVFDPKTISEELFCQASRLRSEWVISVKGQVIARTEKMINHKLSTGELEIYVKELEILSSAKTPPFSICDEDIEVNEELRLKYRYLDIRRGLIAHNLLLRHQVMLTTRNFMSEQGFIEISTPILGKSTPEGARDYLVPSRIYPGNFYALPQSPQLFKQLLMISGIDRYFQIAPCFRDEDLRADRQPEFTQIDMEMSFETPEDIMGIIQELMTKVVQTALPDTPPICFPKMSYKDCLENYGTDHPDLRFKMPLVRLDDIIEQSEFTILREQLTQKGCIKALLVKNGADLSRREIETYAQFVSLFGVSGLAWMKCQSEGLSSNVTKFFSPDLLTDLKNRMQCEIGDLILIAGGEEARINQGLDHLRRKIAKERNLIDPSAMHFVWVTDFPLLRWNADERRIESEHHPFTSPHSEDLDMLNTDPLKVRALAYDLVLNGYEIGGGSQRIHNSELQNKIFEILNLSKSAIQEKFGFFVEALEYGTPPHLGFAFGLDRIVMILAKTENIRDVIAFPKTQKASDLMMQAPAKVEKKQLNELKVQIEPIEIIWT; translated from the coding sequence ATGTTTGACTATCGTAGAACACATACTTGTGGAGAATTAAGATCCTCTCATATAGGTAAAATCGTCACCTTATCCGGATGGATACATCGCAGGCGTGATCATGGAGGAATCATCTTCATTGATCTAAGAGACCGCTTTGGTTTAACTCAGCTTGTTTTTGATCCTAAAACCATTTCAGAAGAGCTGTTTTGTCAGGCATCGCGTTTACGTAGCGAATGGGTTATTTCTGTTAAAGGTCAAGTAATCGCACGCACTGAAAAAATGATTAACCATAAACTCTCTACAGGAGAGTTAGAAATCTATGTAAAAGAACTAGAGATCTTATCTTCTGCTAAAACACCTCCCTTTTCTATTTGTGATGAGGATATCGAAGTAAATGAAGAGCTTCGACTTAAATATCGTTATCTAGATATCAGAAGAGGATTAATTGCTCATAATTTATTACTGCGGCACCAAGTCATGTTAACCACTCGCAATTTTATGAGTGAGCAAGGATTTATCGAAATTTCAACACCCATTCTAGGGAAGTCCACTCCAGAAGGAGCCCGCGATTATCTTGTACCTTCTAGAATCTATCCGGGTAATTTTTATGCATTACCTCAATCACCTCAGCTATTCAAACAACTATTGATGATCTCCGGTATAGATCGCTATTTTCAAATTGCTCCTTGTTTTCGCGATGAAGACCTTCGTGCTGACAGGCAACCAGAATTTACACAAATCGACATGGAAATGAGTTTTGAGACACCAGAAGATATTATGGGTATTATTCAGGAATTAATGACTAAGGTCGTTCAAACCGCTTTACCTGATACTCCACCGATTTGCTTTCCTAAAATGAGTTATAAAGATTGCTTAGAAAATTATGGGACCGATCACCCTGACCTGCGCTTTAAAATGCCTCTTGTACGCCTTGACGATATCATAGAACAGAGTGAATTTACTATTCTACGCGAGCAGCTAACGCAAAAAGGTTGTATCAAAGCCCTTTTGGTAAAAAATGGAGCAGATTTATCACGCCGTGAAATAGAAACATATGCACAGTTTGTTTCTTTATTTGGCGTTAGCGGTTTAGCTTGGATGAAGTGTCAATCTGAAGGCTTAAGCTCGAATGTTACTAAGTTCTTTTCTCCTGATCTACTAACAGATTTAAAAAACCGTATGCAATGCGAGATAGGCGATTTGATTTTAATAGCAGGAGGAGAAGAGGCAAGAATTAACCAAGGCCTAGACCATCTCCGCAGAAAAATTGCAAAAGAAAGAAATTTAATAGATCCATCTGCCATGCATTTTGTTTGGGTAACCGATTTCCCTCTGCTTCGCTGGAATGCAGATGAAAGACGCATAGAAAGCGAGCATCACCCTTTTACCTCTCCTCACTCTGAAGATTTGGACATGCTAAATACAGACCCGTTAAAGGTCCGTGCCTTGGCTTATGACCTTGTCTTAAATGGGTATGAAATTGGAGGAGGGTCTCAGAGAATCCATAACAGTGAATTACAAAATAAAATATTTGAAATTCTCAATTTATCTAAAAGTGCTATTCAAGAAAAATTTGGCTTTTTTGTAGAAGCTCTGGAATATGGAACTCCTCCTCACCTAGGATTTGCTTTTGGATTGGATCGCATAGTAATGATTTTAGCAAAAACAGAAAATATTAGAGATGTGATTGCTTTTCCCAAGACACAAAAAGCTAGTGATTTAATGATGCAAGCTCCTGCAAAAGTAGAAAAAAAACAACTAAATGAATTAAAAGTTCAAATAGAACCTATTGAAATCATTTGGACATAA
- a CDS encoding lysophospholipid acyltransferase family protein has product MIKPNWASDHSLSFLYRMVIFFTWLFFKVLYRHKVYGLKHIYKGSAIIAANHSSFYDPPILAISWPEEVHFLARESLFKPALFGPFIRKLNSHPVQGDTSNIRAFKVIQELLASGKKVILFPEGTRAYEDRLGELKSGVAFLVLRSQTAVIPTYIHGTFSIWNRERKLPKLWGKTACIFGSPISYERFQGLDKKQAQKALTESLAESIQNLRTWYEGGAEGDPP; this is encoded by the coding sequence ATGATAAAACCTAATTGGGCATCTGACCATTCTCTTTCTTTTCTCTATCGTATGGTGATATTTTTCACATGGTTGTTCTTTAAAGTTCTTTATCGACATAAAGTATATGGATTAAAACACATATACAAAGGATCTGCGATTATTGCAGCAAATCACTCATCATTTTACGATCCCCCCATTTTAGCCATTTCTTGGCCAGAAGAAGTGCATTTTTTAGCACGGGAGAGCTTATTTAAACCTGCTCTATTTGGTCCGTTTATTCGAAAATTGAACTCTCATCCAGTGCAAGGGGATACAAGTAACATTAGAGCATTTAAAGTTATACAAGAGCTTTTAGCATCTGGAAAAAAAGTAATTCTTTTCCCAGAGGGAACAAGAGCTTATGAAGATCGATTGGGGGAATTAAAATCTGGAGTTGCTTTTTTAGTCCTTCGTTCTCAAACAGCTGTAATTCCTACTTATATTCATGGAACGTTTTCTATTTGGAATCGAGAAAGGAAACTCCCTAAATTGTGGGGAAAAACCGCTTGCATATTTGGCAGTCCAATTTCTTATGAAAGATTTCAAGGTCTTGATAAAAAACAAGCACAAAAAGCCCTTACCGAAAGTCTAGCTGAGTCTATACAAAATTTACGTACCTGGTATGAGGGGGGGGCTGAAGGGGATCCTCCTTAA
- a CDS encoding phosphatidate cytidylyltransferase: MTTKRMADLRTRLMTSISVGICVATLIIFSPLPFVSLLLMFFVAGISAIGVWEYAQLAIAKKRRPATRLMMAIAILEVIALYISLVFVDLPQLPILVVALGVIAFFIHRFKKTAGALNEIAIEFFGIIYVAVPLSLFLGVLYPNPHQGFPQEGRWWLLYLIVVTKITDVGAYFVGRLWGKNKLCPSLSPQKTVEGAIAGFIGAVCASIAIHKLAVYMQAEWFHLSFSESVWLGMLIGILGQIGDLAESLLKRDAAVKDSNALPGLGGVLDMVDSLLFTTPIIYFFLRMH; encoded by the coding sequence ATGACCACAAAGAGAATGGCAGATTTAAGAACTAGGTTAATGACCTCTATTTCAGTAGGGATTTGTGTTGCCACATTAATTATTTTTTCTCCTTTGCCTTTTGTTAGTCTTCTATTAATGTTTTTTGTAGCTGGAATTTCTGCTATTGGAGTTTGGGAATATGCACAGTTAGCTATTGCTAAAAAACGACGTCCAGCAACGCGATTGATGATGGCTATAGCCATTTTGGAAGTAATTGCTTTATATATATCGCTCGTTTTTGTGGATCTTCCTCAACTGCCGATTTTAGTTGTAGCGTTAGGCGTTATTGCTTTTTTTATACATCGTTTTAAAAAAACAGCAGGAGCTTTGAATGAAATTGCGATCGAATTTTTTGGAATTATTTATGTAGCAGTTCCTTTGAGCTTATTCTTAGGAGTCCTTTATCCTAATCCCCATCAAGGGTTTCCTCAGGAAGGGCGTTGGTGGCTTTTATACTTGATTGTTGTCACAAAAATTACCGATGTAGGCGCTTATTTTGTAGGGAGACTGTGGGGAAAAAATAAATTGTGTCCTTCTTTAAGCCCTCAGAAAACAGTAGAGGGAGCAATCGCTGGATTTATTGGTGCTGTTTGTGCAAGTATAGCTATTCATAAACTAGCTGTTTACATGCAAGCGGAATGGTTTCATCTTTCTTTTTCAGAGTCCGTATGGCTTGGGATGTTAATTGGAATATTAGGGCAAATTGGAGATTTAGCAGAATCTCTTTTAAAAAGAGATGCCGCTGTAAAAGATAGTAATGCTCTGCCTGGACTGGGGGGTGTTTTAGATATGGTAGATTCTTTACTATTTACTACGCCTATTATATATTTCTTTTTGCGGATGCATTAA